TAACAACTCCAAATATATCAAACATATAAAGTAATGCTATAAAAGCTATTAAATTAACTACAGTCAATATTGCTATTTTAAATTTCATAAACATTCACACCTAAATAACATAATAGTATACATAATACAGAAAAACCTATAATATGTCAACTAAAAACATTATCGTAATAAAAAAATATTTAGTTATCATATTTTTTTTATTTATTTAAAAATATTTTATTTAAAAATATTTTATTTAAAAATATTTTATTTAAAAATATTTTATTTAAAAATATTTTATTTAAAATATTATACAAAAAAGGCCATATATAAACTATTATATATGACCTTTTTATAGTGTATGTTATTTATTATATTATTTCTTAAATATTCCTAATGGTTTACCTACAGGCAACACTACTCTTCCTAAATTTTTATTTAATACACCAGCAGCACATCCATAAAAACCTATTAAAGCAGCAGCAAGTTCAGCTATTCCAGCAACAAGCTGAGTTTCTTTTGGAGATATACCTAAATAATTTAATGCCATTGCTATCAATAATACATCTACAGCTATAAAAATATAAAATAAAACCTTATGAGCTTCAGCAGCAGCAAAAGTTAAAGGTATAACAAGAAATAAATATGCTATACATCCAAAAGCAAATTGTTTCATATCAAGAGAAGCCTGCATCCCCTCTCCAAATACCCCCACAGAAATAAGCCAAATCATAGCTACAGCAAACCAAAATAATCCAAATGAGCCAAATACAACAGCACCAAATACATTCTCCTTTTTAAAATCTACAATTGATGCTACAAACTGAGGCACACATCCTAAAAATATTGCCCAAGGCACTAACCCTGACACCCCTGTAGTAATGCCTAACTTTTGAGAAGATGCCACAAAAGTTATTACAGCAAATCCAAACATACCAAACGGCGAGGGATCTGCTAATGATTGAGTTACTTTTACTTCATTGTTCATTATATACTCCTATACCCTATTTATTAATTAGTATAGAAAAAATATATATACATGTCAAATAAATATGCAAATAAATTATATTTTTTAAACAAAAAAAGATAATTATTGTGATGATTTAATTTTTATTTTTTTAAATAATGTTTAATACATGATTAATTAGTTCTCTTTAAAAGAATCATGCTAACATCATCTTTTAAAGGTTCTTTTGTAAAAGATTTTATCTCAGATATAATTTTTTCTTTAATATCATCAACATTATTTTTAACATTTTTAGAGAATATTTGCTTTAGATGTTCATCGCCAAACATATTATTATTATCATCAAATACCTCATAAGCACCATCGGTAAAGACAAATAAAATGTCATTTCTATTTAATTGAACTTTCATTTCTGTATATTCACTCTCAGCAATCATTCCAATTAAAGGACCATCTATATCTACAGTGCATATTTCATCTTTGCTATTTGAATAATAAATAGGTTTTGGAGAGCCCGCAGAAGAGCATAATAATTCACCTGTATCATTATTGTAAAGTGCATAAAACAAACAGGCAAACAAGTTTTTATCGAACCCCTCTTCTATGAAAAATTTATTAAGCTTCTCCAAAAAAACAGCAGGTGAAGTATTTTTATCATCTATAATAGCATGCGAATCAAAAAAAGATTTTATCAAAATAGTAAGCATACTAGCAGCCACCCCATGCCCAGATACATCAGCAAGAAGTATAGCATAATATCCATCATTAATAAGCTTTATACCGCTATAGTCCCCAGAAACCTCATTTGGAGCATAATGATGTATAGATATTTCATTTTTTGGTATAGATGTATTACCATAAGAGAGTATAGTTTTTTGCAGTTTAGCAGCATATTCTATATCTCTTTTTAGTATATCCATATACATCATATTAGACTCTATCGCCTTTTTAAGCCTAATATAAGACTTCATTTTAGAAAGAAACAAATCAGTATCAATAGACTTTTCAAAAAAACCATCAGCCCCGCAGTCAAAAGCTTTAAGGGATTCTGTTTTATTATCAGAAGCAGTTAAAAAAAGTACGGCTATATTTTTTAATAAATTATCAGATTTTATATAATCAGCCAATCTGCAAGCTCCTGCATTAGGAAGCATATAATCAACCAATATACAATCTGGTATTTTTTCATATGTCATATTAATAGCTTCTTCATAAGATAAAGCTATATAACATAAATAATTATTTTTTTTTAAGAATTTTTGAATAAACTTAGCATAATCAATATTAGTATCAACTATTAATACTTTCTCTGTTAAAATATTATTTCTTGTAATAGCCATTAATGTACATACCTTCTAGCTTCAACATTAAATATAAGCCCAATAGATATAGAAAAAGTTAAAATTGAAGAACCACCACTACTTACAAAAGGCAAAGTTAAACCTGTAATAGGCATCATACCAACCACCATACCAATATTAATAAGCACGTGACACAAAAACATAGCTATTACACCAGATATAATCAAAGCCCCAAGCCTATCTTTAGCAAAATATGCAACAGTAATGCCCCTCACAAATATAGTAGCATAAGCCAATACCACTAAAGCACTTCCTACGAACCCCCACTCCTCACAAATATTTGAGAAAATAAAGTCATTTACCTGCTGAGGTATAAAGTTTAATTGAGACTGACTTCCATTGAGAAAGCCCTCACCAAAAAGCCCCCCACTTCCAACAGCAATGAGTGATTGAATAATGTTGTATCCAGAACTAAGCCTAGTAAGCTCTGGGTTCATAAATACTAATAATCTCTCTTTCTGATAAGTTTTTAATCCTATATCAAAAGTTAAAGCTGCACACATACTTAAAAATAAAACAAAAAATGTAAATGAAAATAATTCTACATATTTGTTATTCATATAGAAGTTTATTGTAAGAAGAAGTATTGATATAAACAAAAATCCTCCAGCAATATATCCTATATAAAGCCTTTGTGATAGGAAGTTAAAGAGAATATTGTTTATATCATCAGACATTCTCTTATATTCCAAGAACATAGGTATAGATAACCCTATAACACCTATACTTAATAATGATATAATATATCTTAAAGGAACCCCTCCCACAAATAGCATAACAAATACTATAAAACAATATACCAAAACAGTACCCAAATCAGGCTGCATTAAAACTAACCCAATAGGTATAGAAATAAAAATACCAGCTATTATAAAGTATTTCTCTTGTTTTATTTTATCGCCTATTTGATCCAAATAACCAGCCAAAAATATAATCATTACTATCTTACCAAACTCAGAAGGCTGCATACCAAAAAGCCAACTGCTACTTCCATTTATTGTAGTACCAACCCCCGGAATAAGTACAAGTATCAAAACAACAAGCATTGGTATATATAAAGACATTCTATGTTCTGCAAGTTTGGTATAGTTGAGAAACATAGTGATACACATAACAACAAGACCAACAACAGAGAAAAATACATACTTCAAAAATATCCAACTAGTCTTTCCAGAATCTGGAGAATATGTAGAAGAATATACTGCTATAGCACCTGCCACCATAAGAAAAAGTATAGAAATAAGTATTCTCCAATCAAATACGAATAATCTTTTTAATTCTTTTTTTTCATTCATATTGTATTCTATTGTCCTCTTGAGTATTTATATTGTTTTCAGTGTTTTCATTATTTTCTGCATTTTCAGTGTTTTCTGCGTTTTGGGCATTTTCTAAAGCCTGCTGCTCTCTAGCCATTCTAATTTGTCTATATATACTTTGCATTCTTCCATATATAGAGTTTCTAGCCTGTATAGCGTCATCACCGTCTATTATAGAGCGAAGCATAGCAGTAGCAATAGGTCCAGCGGTAGAACCACCACCACCACCACTGTTTTCAAGCATAACTGTTACAGCAATCATATCATCTTTAGGTCTTTGATTATAAGGTCCATAAATAGTAATCCAAGTATGGTCTTTACCTTGAGCGTTTTGTGCCGTAGAAGTTTTAGCTGCCAATTTTATGTTTGGAGACCAAGCACCGTTTCTTGCAGTACCGCCTGATACAGCCATTCTCATGCCTTCTTTTATAACAGTGAATATATCTTTACTTATATCTATTTTTTTCATTACAATCTTGTCATTATTATATATCACCTCATCAGTTTGAGAACTTCTAATCTCTTTAACAACATGAGGTCTATACATAATACCGTCATTTATGATAGCAGAAGTAGCCATATGAACCGCTATAGGAGTAGCAGACATATAACCCTGACCAATAGCATATTGAAGCGTATCACCGTCCCACCAATATTCACCAATCTTTCTTCTCTTCCATTCAGAACTAGGAACTGTACCTATTTTCTCACCCGGTAAATCTATACCTGTAAGCTCTCCAAAGCCTAATAACTCTGCATATTTCTTTATAAAATTTGGTCCAAGCTCATAAGCTAGGTTGTAGAAATAAGTGTTGCAAGAAAATTGAATAGCCTTATACATATTAACATAGCCGTGATGACCAGTACATCTATAAAATCTGTTCTCAAGAAGCATACCGCCCGCACAGAACCTTGTAGTATAAGC
The genomic region above belongs to Brachyspira sp. SAP_772 and contains:
- a CDS encoding acetate uptake transporter; translation: MNNEVKVTQSLADPSPFGMFGFAVITFVASSQKLGITTGVSGLVPWAIFLGCVPQFVASIVDFKKENVFGAVVFGSFGLFWFAVAMIWLISVGVFGEGMQASLDMKQFAFGCIAYLFLVIPLTFAAAEAHKVLFYIFIAVDVLLIAMALNYLGISPKETQLVAGIAELAAALIGFYGCAAGVLNKNLGRVVLPVGKPLGIFKK
- a CDS encoding fused response regulator/phosphatase, which gives rise to MAITRNNILTEKVLIVDTNIDYAKFIQKFLKKNNYLCYIALSYEEAINMTYEKIPDCILVDYMLPNAGACRLADYIKSDNLLKNIAVLFLTASDNKTESLKAFDCGADGFFEKSIDTDLFLSKMKSYIRLKKAIESNMMYMDILKRDIEYAAKLQKTILSYGNTSIPKNEISIHHYAPNEVSGDYSGIKLINDGYYAILLADVSGHGVAASMLTILIKSFFDSHAIIDDKNTSPAVFLEKLNKFFIEEGFDKNLFACLFYALYNNDTGELLCSSAGSPKPIYYSNSKDEICTVDIDGPLIGMIAESEYTEMKVQLNRNDILFVFTDGAYEVFDDNNNMFGDEHLKQIFSKNVKNNVDDIKEKIISEIKSFTKEPLKDDVSMILLKRTN
- a CDS encoding FtsW/RodA/SpoVE family cell cycle protein is translated as MNEKKELKRLFVFDWRILISILFLMVAGAIAVYSSTYSPDSGKTSWIFLKYVFFSVVGLVVMCITMFLNYTKLAEHRMSLYIPMLVVLILVLIPGVGTTINGSSSWLFGMQPSEFGKIVMIIFLAGYLDQIGDKIKQEKYFIIAGIFISIPIGLVLMQPDLGTVLVYCFIVFVMLFVGGVPLRYIISLLSIGVIGLSIPMFLEYKRMSDDINNILFNFLSQRLYIGYIAGGFLFISILLLTINFYMNNKYVELFSFTFFVLFLSMCAALTFDIGLKTYQKERLLVFMNPELTRLSSGYNIIQSLIAVGSGGLFGEGFLNGSQSQLNFIPQQVNDFIFSNICEEWGFVGSALVVLAYATIFVRGITVAYFAKDRLGALIISGVIAMFLCHVLINIGMVVGMMPITGLTLPFVSSGGSSILTFSISIGLIFNVEARRYVH